A single Seriola aureovittata isolate HTS-2021-v1 ecotype China chromosome 19, ASM2101889v1, whole genome shotgun sequence DNA region contains:
- the myt1la gene encoding myelin transcription factor 1-like, a isoform X9, translating into MEGNAVEKRHRTRSKGVRAAVEAVTQELFSCPTPGCDGSGHVSGKYARHRSVYGCPLAKKRKALEKQPLEPAAKRRPFLTSCPGEEEEEEDTAVYTSYENEAVEVGVVGKEQGEVVEEDEEEEEGERDADEEEDGEVEDEFSEDNEEQGEEEEEEEEEEDVEVERADAPIRGERTEEEDEEEGMDEEEEEVEDGDDEEEQEEDEDEEEEEEQNRQQENHYKPGGQSKLLPVQKDDNNNSCTIGVGNATGEEYENYDELVAKSLLNLGKIAEDAAYQAMTESEMNSNSSNSAGEDDDDDEDDGSEQGDRKGELSVDLDSDVVRETVDSLKLLAQGHGAMLPEDGYPEGTMVDDGGHINGRPGGGVRVQADESEEEVCLSSLECLRNQCFDLARKLSETQPSDRPALHALHQQLQNPLDQQVLHHQTRYESCQQGPLEEPRSLERSYSDMVNLMKLEEQLSPASRGYPTSCSQEGDEDTTSVASDRSDETYDMAKGNLSLLEKAIALESERAKVMRDRMASEHAMPRRDHHHLRGQGEHSPRLSSGAEERKSRMHHDGLKRAYYPKDSSRGEKKESKCPTPGCDGTGHVTGLYPHHRSLSGCPHKDRVPPEILAMYENVLKCPTPGCSGRGHVNSNRNSHRSLSGCPIAAAEKMAKVHEKSHSTDTGSKTNQTSDRVLRPMCFVKQLEIPQYGYKNNVPTSTPRSNLAKELEKYSKTSYDYGGYDGQHGGYGKRGPTTKSHHGRDTSPKGYDAKRYCKTSSPASSTTSSYAPSSSSSLSCGGGGGGGGGGGGGGGSSASSTCSKSSFDYTHDMEAAHMAATAILNLSTRCRELPHALAGKPQDLLTQSPVGDLDDSGAVDVAGQPGGPEGSGTVLTPLQPMSPQRQALLSSRCYQLSEADCWDLPVDYTKIKRLGDEQDHKESDELDPFQELLDEQRYPTEVTMPSPKHHKYPPCKESKKELITLSSCQLADKNIRGMMTTNSQELKCPTPGCDGSGHITGNYASHRSLSGCPRAKKSGIKIVHSKEDKDDQEPIKCPVPGCDGQGHVTGKYASHRSASGCPLAAKRQKDSYVNGSQFVWKSGKTDGMTCPTPGCDGSGHVSGSFLTHRSLSGCPRATSAMKKARMSGVEMLTIKQRASKGIENDEEIKQLDEEIKDLNESNNQVESDMIKLRTQITTMETNLKSIEEENKVIEQQNDSLLHELANLSQSLINSLANIQLPHMEPMNEQNFDTYVSTLTDMYTHQDQYQSPENKALLENIKQAVQGIQV; encoded by the exons TGTCTACGGCTGCCCGCTGGCCAAGAAGAGGAAGGCTCTGGAAAAACAGCCGCTGGAGCCGGCTGCCAAGAGGAGGCCCTTCCTCACCTCCTGCCcgggcgaggaggaggaggaggaagacaccGCCGTCTACACCAGCTACGAGAACGAAGCCGTGGAGGTGGGGGTAGTGGGGAAGGAGCAAGGGGAGGTagtggaggaggacgaggaggaagaggaaggggagagagatgCCGACGAGGAAGAAGACGGGGAGGTGGAGGACGAGTTCTCGGAGGACAACgaggagcagggagaggaggaggaagaagaagaggaggaggaggacgtggaggtggagagagcgGATGCGCCAATAAGAGGGGAGCGGacggaagaggaggacgaggaggaggggatggatgaggaggaggaagaagtggaGGACGGTGATGacgaggaggagcaggaggaagacgaggatgaggaggaagaggaggagcagaatcGTCAGCAgg AGAACCACTACAAACCCGGTGGACAATCAAAGCTCCTTCCGGTTCAGAaggacgacaacaacaacagctgcaccATCGGCGTCGGGAACGCCACCGGAGAAGAGTACGAGAACTACGACGAGCTGGTGGCCAAGTCGCTGCTCAACCTGGGCAAGATCGCAGAAGACGCCGCCTACCAGGCCATGACCGAGTCCGAGATGAACAGCAACTCCTCCAACAGCGCCGGAGAGGACGATGACGACGACGAGGATGACGGGAGCGAGCAGGGCGACAGGAAGGGCGAGCTGAGCGTGGACCTGGACAGCGACGTGGTCAGGGAGACGGTGGACTCCCTGAAGCTGCTCGCGCAGGGTCACGGCGCCATGCTGCCCGAGGACGGCTACCCGGAAGGCACCATGGTGGACGACGGCGGCCACATTAACGGGCGGCCCGGCGGCGGGGTCAGGGTGCAGGCGGACGAGAGCGAGGAGGAGGTGTGCCTCAGCAGTCTGGAGTGTCTGAGGAACCAGTGCTTCGATCTGGCTCGGAAACTGAGCGAGACGCAGCCGTCTGACCGCCCCGCCCTCCACGccctccaccagcagctgcagaaccCGCTGGACCAGCAGGTGCTGCATCACCAGACCAG GTACGAGAGCTGCCAGCAGGGTCCGCTGGAGGAGCCGCGGTCTCTGGAGCGCAGCTACTCCGACATGGTGAACCTGATgaagctggaggagcagctgagcCCGGCGTCCAGAGGTTACCCGACCAGCTGCAGCCAGGAGGGCGACGAGGACACCACGTCGGTGGCCTCCGACCGCTCGGACGAGACCTACGACATGGCCAAGGGAAACCTGTCGCTGCTGGAGAAGGCCATCGCCCTGGAGTCGGAGAGAGCGAAGGTCATGAGGGACCGCATGGCCTCGGAGCACGCCATGCCCCGGCGGGATCACCATCACCTCCGCGGCCAGGGCGAGCACAGCCCGAGGCTGAGCAGCGGCGCCGAGGAGCGCAAGTCCAGGATGCACCATGACGGGTTGAAGAGGGCGTACTACCCTAAAG ACTCTTCCAGgggggagaagaaggagagcaAGTGTCCGACGCCGGGCTGCGATGGGACAGGTCACGTGACGGGTCTGTACCCGCACCACCGCAGCCTGTCCGGGTGTCCCCACAAGGACCGAGTCCCGCCTGAGA TCCTtgccatgtatgaaaatgttttaaagtgcCCTACTCCCGGCTGCTCTGGACGGGGTCATGTCAATAGCAACAGGAACTCGCACCGCAG TCTGTCCGGCTGTCCCATCGCTGCCGCAGAGAAGATGGCGAAGGTTCATGAGAAGAGCCACTCGACTGACACCGGCAGCAAGACCAATCAGACATCAGACCGTGTCCTCAG GCCGATGTGTTTCGTCAAGCAGCTGGAGATTCCTCAGTACGGCTACAAGAACAACGTCCCGACCAGCACGCCGCGCTCCAACCTGGCCAAGGAGCTGGAGAAATACTCCAAGACCAGCTACGACTACGGCGGCTACGACGGGCAGCATGGCGGCTACGGGAAGAGAGGCCCGACAACCAAGTCCCACCACGGGCGAGACACCTCCCCGAAGGGATACGACG CGAAGCGCTACTGTAAGACGTCGAGCCCGGCCAGCAGTACGACCAGCAGCTAcgctcccagcagcagcagcagcctgagctgtggaggaggaggaggaggaggaggtggcggaGGGGGCGGAGGAGGAAGCAGCGccagcagcacctgcagcaAGAGCAGCTTCGACTACACCCACGACATGGAGGCGGCCCACATGGCGGCCACGGCCATCCTCAACCTGTCGACCAGGTGCCGGGAGCTGCCGCACGCTCTGGCGGGAAAACCCCAGGACCTGCTGACACAG AGTCCGGTTGGTGACCTGGACGACAGCGGTGCAGTGGATGTGGCGGGTCAGCCCGGCGGTCCGGAGGGCAGCGGGACGGTGTTGACCCCCCTGCAGCCGATGTCGCCCCAGCGGCAGGCTCTGCTCAGCAGCCGCTGCTACCAGCTGAGCGAGGCCGACTGCTGGGACCTGCCCGTGGACTACACCAAGATCAAACGCCTGGGAGACGAGCAGGACCACAAAGAG AGCGATGAGCTGGATCCCTTCCAGGAGCTGCTGGACGAGCAGCGCTACCCGACCGAGGTGACCATGCCCAGCCCCAAACACCACAAGTACCCGCCCTGCAAGGAGAGCAAGAAGGAGCTCATCAC gttGTCGAGCTGTCAGCTGGCCGACAAGAACATCCGCGGGATGATGACGACCAACTCTCAAGAACTCAA gtgtCCGACCCCAGGTTGTGACGGATCTGGACACATTACTGGAAACTACGCCTCCCACAGGAG TCTGTCGGGTTGTCCACGCGCCAAGAAGAGCGGCATCAAAATCGTCCACAGCAAAGAGGACAAGGACGACCAGGAGCCCATCAA GTGTCCGGTCCCGGGCTGTGATGGTCAGGGTCACGTGACGGGGAAGTACGCCTCCCACCGCAGCGCGTCAGGCTGCCCCCTGGCGGCTAAGAGGCAGAAGGACAGCTACGTCAACGGCTCGCAGTTTGTCTGGAAATCTGGAAAGACGGACGGCATGACCTGCCCGACCCCGGGCTGCGACGGCTCAGGACACGTCAGCGGGAGCTTCCTGACACATCGGAG TCTCTCCGGTTGTCCCCGAGCCACCTCGGCCATGAAGAAGGCCAGGATGAGCGGCGTGGAGATGCTGACAATCAAGCAAAGAGCGAGCAAAG gcATCGAAAACGATGAAGAAATCAAACAGCTGGATGAAGAAATCAAAGATTTGAACGAGTCCAACAATCAAGTGGAGTCAGACATGATAAAACTGAGGACACAG ATCACCACCATGGAGACCAACCTGAAGTCCATCGAGGAGGAGAACAAGGTGATCGAGCAGCAGAACGACTCGCTGCTGCACGAGCTGGCCAACCTCAGCCAGTCGCTCATCAACAGCCTCGCAAACATCCAGCTGCCGCACATG GAGCCAATGAATGAACAGAACTTTGACACTTACGTGAGTACACTGACAGACATGTACACCCACCAGGACCAGTACCAGAGCCCGGAGAACAAGGCGTTGCTGGAGAACATCAAACAGGCCGTTCAGGGCATCCAGGTGTAG
- the myt1la gene encoding myelin transcription factor 1-like, a isoform X10, with translation MAPESEHLTRLPFQFLCSHSPSLSPKSTARLSGERASDAARHSSGLYVFLENHYKPGGQSKLLPVQKDDNNNSCTIGVGNATGEEYENYDELVAKSLLNLGKIAEDAAYQAMTESEMNSNSSNSAGEDDDDDEDDGSEQGDRKGELSVDLDSDVVRETVDSLKLLAQGHGAMLPEDGYPEGTMVDDGGHINGRPGGGVRVQADESEEEVCLSSLECLRNQCFDLARKLSETQPSDRPALHALHQQLQNPLDQQVLHHQTRSHQTFARCLTTSTSCAVSDFPPDPPLRYESCQQGPLEEPRSLERSYSDMVNLMKLEEQLSPASRGYPTSCSQEGDEDTTSVASDRSDETYDMAKGNLSLLEKAIALESERAKVMRDRMASEHAMPRRDHHHLRGQGEHSPRLSSGAEERKSRMHHDGLKRAYYPKDSSRGEKKESKCPTPGCDGTGHVTGLYPHHRSLSGCPHKDRVPPEILAMYENVLKCPTPGCSGRGHVNSNRNSHRSLSGCPIAAAEKMAKVHEKSHSTDTGSKTNQTSDRVLRPMCFVKQLEIPQYGYKNNVPTSTPRSNLAKELEKYSKTSYDYGGYDGQHGGYGKRGPTTKSHHGRDTSPKGYDAKRYCKTSSPASSTTSSYAPSSSSSLSCGGGGGGGGGGGGGGGSSASSTCSKSSFDYTHDMEAAHMAATAILNLSTRCRELPHALAGKPQDLLTQSPVGDLDDSGAVDVAGQPGGPEGSGTVLTPLQPMSPQRQALLSSRCYQLSEADCWDLPVDYTKIKRLGDEQDHKESAYFSSLHQSDELDPFQELLDEQRYPTEVTMPSPKHHKYPPCKESKKELITLSSCQLADKNIRGMMTTNSQELKCPTPGCDGSGHITGNYASHRSLSGCPRAKKSGIKIVHSKEDKDDQEPIKCPVPGCDGQGHVTGKYASHRSASGCPLAAKRQKDSYVNGSQFVWKSGKTDGMTCPTPGCDGSGHVSGSFLTHRSLSGCPRATSAMKKARMSGVEMLTIKQRASKGIENDEEIKQLDEEIKDLNESNNQVESDMIKLRTQVSGVFSPAPSPHQLTGLVPEITTMETNLKSIEEENKVIEQQNDSLLHELANLSQSLINSLANIQLPHMRPLPQKEAPVKHNCCLQMPPREPMNEQNFDTYVSTLTDMYTHQDQYQSPENKALLENIKQAVQGIQV, from the exons ATGGCTCCTGAATCGGAGCACCTCACACGCCTCCCTTTTCAATTTCTCTGCTCTCATTCGCCGTCTCTGTCCCCAAAATCAACAGCGAGGCTTAGCGGGGAGAGAGCGAGCGACGCCGCTCGGCACAGCTCTGGGTTGTATGTTTTTT TAGAGAACCACTACAAACCCGGTGGACAATCAAAGCTCCTTCCGGTTCAGAaggacgacaacaacaacagctgcaccATCGGCGTCGGGAACGCCACCGGAGAAGAGTACGAGAACTACGACGAGCTGGTGGCCAAGTCGCTGCTCAACCTGGGCAAGATCGCAGAAGACGCCGCCTACCAGGCCATGACCGAGTCCGAGATGAACAGCAACTCCTCCAACAGCGCCGGAGAGGACGATGACGACGACGAGGATGACGGGAGCGAGCAGGGCGACAGGAAGGGCGAGCTGAGCGTGGACCTGGACAGCGACGTGGTCAGGGAGACGGTGGACTCCCTGAAGCTGCTCGCGCAGGGTCACGGCGCCATGCTGCCCGAGGACGGCTACCCGGAAGGCACCATGGTGGACGACGGCGGCCACATTAACGGGCGGCCCGGCGGCGGGGTCAGGGTGCAGGCGGACGAGAGCGAGGAGGAGGTGTGCCTCAGCAGTCTGGAGTGTCTGAGGAACCAGTGCTTCGATCTGGCTCGGAAACTGAGCGAGACGCAGCCGTCTGACCGCCCCGCCCTCCACGccctccaccagcagctgcagaaccCGCTGGACCAGCAGGTGCTGCATCACCAGACCAG ATCACATCAGACCTTTGCTCGCTGCTTGACGACCTCGACTTCCTGCGCCGTCTCAGATTTTCCTCCTGATCCTCCCCTCAGGTACGAGAGCTGCCAGCAGGGTCCGCTGGAGGAGCCGCGGTCTCTGGAGCGCAGCTACTCCGACATGGTGAACCTGATgaagctggaggagcagctgagcCCGGCGTCCAGAGGTTACCCGACCAGCTGCAGCCAGGAGGGCGACGAGGACACCACGTCGGTGGCCTCCGACCGCTCGGACGAGACCTACGACATGGCCAAGGGAAACCTGTCGCTGCTGGAGAAGGCCATCGCCCTGGAGTCGGAGAGAGCGAAGGTCATGAGGGACCGCATGGCCTCGGAGCACGCCATGCCCCGGCGGGATCACCATCACCTCCGCGGCCAGGGCGAGCACAGCCCGAGGCTGAGCAGCGGCGCCGAGGAGCGCAAGTCCAGGATGCACCATGACGGGTTGAAGAGGGCGTACTACCCTAAAG ACTCTTCCAGgggggagaagaaggagagcaAGTGTCCGACGCCGGGCTGCGATGGGACAGGTCACGTGACGGGTCTGTACCCGCACCACCGCAGCCTGTCCGGGTGTCCCCACAAGGACCGAGTCCCGCCTGAGA TCCTtgccatgtatgaaaatgttttaaagtgcCCTACTCCCGGCTGCTCTGGACGGGGTCATGTCAATAGCAACAGGAACTCGCACCGCAG TCTGTCCGGCTGTCCCATCGCTGCCGCAGAGAAGATGGCGAAGGTTCATGAGAAGAGCCACTCGACTGACACCGGCAGCAAGACCAATCAGACATCAGACCGTGTCCTCAG GCCGATGTGTTTCGTCAAGCAGCTGGAGATTCCTCAGTACGGCTACAAGAACAACGTCCCGACCAGCACGCCGCGCTCCAACCTGGCCAAGGAGCTGGAGAAATACTCCAAGACCAGCTACGACTACGGCGGCTACGACGGGCAGCATGGCGGCTACGGGAAGAGAGGCCCGACAACCAAGTCCCACCACGGGCGAGACACCTCCCCGAAGGGATACGACG CGAAGCGCTACTGTAAGACGTCGAGCCCGGCCAGCAGTACGACCAGCAGCTAcgctcccagcagcagcagcagcctgagctgtggaggaggaggaggaggaggaggtggcggaGGGGGCGGAGGAGGAAGCAGCGccagcagcacctgcagcaAGAGCAGCTTCGACTACACCCACGACATGGAGGCGGCCCACATGGCGGCCACGGCCATCCTCAACCTGTCGACCAGGTGCCGGGAGCTGCCGCACGCTCTGGCGGGAAAACCCCAGGACCTGCTGACACAG AGTCCGGTTGGTGACCTGGACGACAGCGGTGCAGTGGATGTGGCGGGTCAGCCCGGCGGTCCGGAGGGCAGCGGGACGGTGTTGACCCCCCTGCAGCCGATGTCGCCCCAGCGGCAGGCTCTGCTCAGCAGCCGCTGCTACCAGCTGAGCGAGGCCGACTGCTGGGACCTGCCCGTGGACTACACCAAGATCAAACGCCTGGGAGACGAGCAGGACCACAAAGAG TCGGCTTATTTCTCGTCCCTACACCAGAGCGATGAGCTGGATCCCTTCCAGGAGCTGCTGGACGAGCAGCGCTACCCGACCGAGGTGACCATGCCCAGCCCCAAACACCACAAGTACCCGCCCTGCAAGGAGAGCAAGAAGGAGCTCATCAC gttGTCGAGCTGTCAGCTGGCCGACAAGAACATCCGCGGGATGATGACGACCAACTCTCAAGAACTCAA gtgtCCGACCCCAGGTTGTGACGGATCTGGACACATTACTGGAAACTACGCCTCCCACAGGAG TCTGTCGGGTTGTCCACGCGCCAAGAAGAGCGGCATCAAAATCGTCCACAGCAAAGAGGACAAGGACGACCAGGAGCCCATCAA GTGTCCGGTCCCGGGCTGTGATGGTCAGGGTCACGTGACGGGGAAGTACGCCTCCCACCGCAGCGCGTCAGGCTGCCCCCTGGCGGCTAAGAGGCAGAAGGACAGCTACGTCAACGGCTCGCAGTTTGTCTGGAAATCTGGAAAGACGGACGGCATGACCTGCCCGACCCCGGGCTGCGACGGCTCAGGACACGTCAGCGGGAGCTTCCTGACACATCGGAG TCTCTCCGGTTGTCCCCGAGCCACCTCGGCCATGAAGAAGGCCAGGATGAGCGGCGTGGAGATGCTGACAATCAAGCAAAGAGCGAGCAAAG gcATCGAAAACGATGAAGAAATCAAACAGCTGGATGAAGAAATCAAAGATTTGAACGAGTCCAACAATCAAGTGGAGTCAGACATGATAAAACTGAGGACACAG gtttcaggtgtatttagccccgcccccagTCCCCACcagctgacaggattggttcctgag ATCACCACCATGGAGACCAACCTGAAGTCCATCGAGGAGGAGAACAAGGTGATCGAGCAGCAGAACGACTCGCTGCTGCACGAGCTGGCCAACCTCAGCCAGTCGCTCATCAACAGCCTCGCAAACATCCAGCTGCCGCACATG AGACCGCTGCCACAGAAAGAGGCCCCAGTAAAGCATAACTGCTGTTTACAGATGCCTCCCAGA GAGCCAATGAATGAACAGAACTTTGACACTTACGTGAGTACACTGACAGACATGTACACCCACCAGGACCAGTACCAGAGCCCGGAGAACAAGGCGTTGCTGGAGAACATCAAACAGGCCGTTCAGGGCATCCAGGTGTAG